DNA sequence from the Anomalospiza imberbis isolate Cuckoo-Finch-1a 21T00152 chromosome 14, ASM3175350v1, whole genome shotgun sequence genome:
GGTTCCCCCTCAGATCTTATGGCTCTTACTCACCCgtttgtccctgtccctcagctgaAGATCCCCACACGGACAATCCCTGTTTTGGTTTGTCGTCCTTAGAGCACCACGCCACTGCTGAACACCCAAGGGAATAAAGGAGAACAGAGAGGGAAGGGTTTTTCCTTAAATACAGGCGTTTACTCATGTTTGTGTCTTGTGGTGTGATGGTGCACGGACCAACCATCCCAAAGGTCACAGCAACATCCCCCAGATATTCCCAGCAGtgcaggctggacagggctgggagcgcCCTGGGGTAGGGGAAGGGTCCCTGCTCATGCCAggaggtggaactggatgagctttaaggtcccttcaacccaaaccattccaggattccctgATTCTGTGAGATGTTGACCCGCAGCCGAGCCCACCCTGGGCTCTCTCCTCCTCTTGCCTCAGCTCTGTGAGCAGCACAAGGAAAAGCAAGTGCAGGTCCCCATGCACATTCCAGTGGGAGCAGCACTCCAAGGCTGCGCAGAAGAAATGGCCCAACATATCCTTGAACTTTTGGAGTCAGCCTTCCTCCAAAATACTTAATTACCAACGGTTTGTTGCTCATATTATCTCCTGGAACGAGTTATGCAGCATCCCTCAACgaataaggaaataaaaggaaaaataaataaatcagcgTTTTAACAGCAAAATCAAAAGAACCCATGAAAATCACTCGCCTTCCCTCCGACTTTATTGTTTGCACAAGTTTGACCAGCAACAAATAACCACGTTCACACCAATGTCACTCCCTTAAAACCCCTGGGGACAAACAGGGATCATTTCCACCGCACCCATCCTCTGGCTCCCGGTTCCTgggggatgctcccagccctgcagatcTCACATCCCTGCTAATTCCAGGTGTGAGCCCggattccagcagctcccaccgAGAGCGTTGTCAGAGCTGTCACACCCTGCCAGCCTGACCCTTTGCACTCTCCAGCTAATTCCGGCGCCTTCCCATTTCCCGCAGGATTCCGGCAGCACAGTGACCCCTCCAGTcttttcccagctcttccctgtcGGGCTTGGAGtcaaggagggagaggaggagtgGATTCTGCATATTCAGCACTTGACCCTGCCTTTTCCCAGGCAGAAATTCCAACGGGACCTCTCTAGGAGGGACCCCGACAGCTCCCCTGGGCATTCCTTGCTATTGtggctcctctcctctccctcaggCGATGTGTGTTTGTAGTTACCAAATGCATATCACACTTCCCACCCTCCTGGCTGGAGTTCTCACTCCACAAGATCCTTCCcggttttttttccctctcaccAGCCCGTTTTGCAATGCTGCAGCCCCTCCCGTTGTCACCTCCCTGTGATGTGGGATGCGCTGGGAGGTGGATGGAGGGAAGGCATTGAAGCAGTCCTGATTTAGTACCTGCAGCCCCCAGGACGCAGAAACTGCGGCTGttgtgcagcctggcagctgaAACTCCTTTTTCTGGGGAATGCCGGGCACAGACCCCTAATTGCATTCTAGAAGGAAAACTCGAGGTAGCTTTTGGCCTTGGGCAGCTGCGGTTTTCCCGGCGCTCTCGGAAGGGAgatggcagcaggcagagccagTCAATGGCACATCAACAGCTGATAACAAGGGTTAACTCGCTCCTGGCACTCCCCGAGCTCGGGCTCAACTTCCAGCCCCTGTGTCCTCTCGAGTCACCTCCGATTCCTTCCCTGCTCACACAGAAACCTGGAGCACATTAAGGGGAGGGGATGTTTTACAAGAAAAGCTCATGCATTGATTCCGTGACCCAGCAGAGACCATTAAAAATGATGGAATGGATATGGAAATGAGTAATCGTCCAGCTGGGCTCGTGCTGAGCGCAGCCAACTGCAGTCAATGGGAACCAAAAATaaaggagagctgctggagcctcCAGGCAATGCTGGGACCTGCAGGAATCCACCCGAGGATTCCCATCCCATTTACCTGTCCTCCTGGTGCTGTGGAGTCCCTGCAGCACCTGTCTGGACTCATCCTTTCTGTCCAAAGGCTGCACCAGCAGGAATCTCATCCCATCCAAGCTCTTGGCCAGATTCCGTGCTGAAGGAAATGTGGGAGCCCCCATCCCTGGCTCCCAACCCCTTGCTGTTCACAAACACCCTTGGCTCATCCAGCCCACATTCCCAAGGATCAGAAAATAACCCTGGACTGCCACAGCTTCCAGCACCAGCCCTGAATCCCAGGCACACAGTTCCCAGGCAGACAGAGACCTGAGGAAGCAGGGGATAAaacaggagcagaggaaggcAGGGATCTGTAAATTAAAGGCAAATCTGGGCCAGTGAGAAGCAGAATGAGTTGAAACTGAACTGGTCCTCAGATGTGTGAAAGGAAAAGTATGGACATGGGGCTTTATGGACACAAGGCTCTTCCTACAGCCACTTTCTCCAGGACCAGCTtggaaggacatggaggaaAGATTGTCCTAGAAAACAAAGCACAGAGAgttttaacatttatttaaaaatacacaccAGAATCCCGCTTACAGGAAGTACAGAAAATAAAGGTAATTTCTTGCTTCCCCAAGACCCTGGAGTTGTGTCCCCTCTCCAGGCCAGAATTCCAACACACCTGGTCCCGTAGGGTGGAAGGAATGGGCTGAAGACCTCAGTGGGccagaaggaggggcaggaaggACAAGCCATGAGAATTTCATGTATTGAGTGTGCTTCCACCTCTGATATGGGGACAGAAGCTACAGTCATGCCATGGCTGGGTTGTTAACACACAGTCAGGGGTGGGCTTGCCAGGCTGCCCAGTTTTGGCAGCCTCCAGGAGCTCTCCTGTCCCTGATGTCTCTGCCATCAACAAGAGCAGCACCATCTCCATGCATCCACTGGGATGCTGCAAAGGGCCCTGGGGCAGTGTTTTCCCCTGCATGAGCCCACAGCAGGATCCTGTTCCCAAAGGAGCTGCCCATGGCCCCCTCacccaaagcagcagcattccATCCCTGCAGCCTTCTCCCAGTGGATAACTCTCCCCCCTTCCATCTATCACTCCTGGCTTTCAGGCTGCTGTCAGAATCCTCCTGCAAAGGGACAATGGCAGCCCAGGGTCCCTGTTCCCCCTGGAGAAAGGGGGCTGTGGAATGATCAATggcttttcccagctggagaCAAAGGGCTGGCCACTGACCAGCTGCAGGAGGGCAGCTCTTTGTCCTGCACTGAAgtctgggttggaagtgacTGAAGGCTTTCCAAAATCTCTCAGTCTGAGGCTTTCCATGAGAAACCAGGCTTCCTGCACAGCCTCCTCCCCGCTGGGGTCATCCTTTGGGATGGGCTCCTGGTGTCCAGCCGTGCCTGGTGGGTGCCAACGGGGGTTCTCTTCCTCATTTGCAGACGTGTCTCTCCAGGCTGCGCCGGCAGCGCCTGCACACCACGGAGCAGCACCAGCGGTACCGGCAGTGGCAGCGCTCCTGCACCTCCTCCGTGTAGGTGTTGTAGCCACggccacagcacagcaggtcaCAGCTGTCACTGCCCACCGAGCTCCTGTTGCACGGCCTGCGGAGAGATGTGGGACCTGGGGACCTGCCCTCCCTGGCCTCCCCCAGAGTTGGTGTGCTCAgagcaggaagcagcaggatcatggaatcatggattGGAACGGAGCTTAAAGATCACCCTGTGGCACCCCTGCCGTGGCCAGcgacaccttccaccagcccaggttgctccaagccctgtccagcctggccttggacacttccagggatcctggggcagccacagtttatctgagcagcctctgccagggtctcatcaccctcacagacaggaattccttcccaatatcccaactaACCCTGTCAGtggaaagccattcccccttgtcctgtccttccatcccttgtcccaagtccctctccagctctcctggagcccctttaggccctggaaggggctctggggtctccctggagccttctcttctccaggtgagcatccccagctctcccagcctggctccagagcagagaggctccagccctcagagcatctCCATGGGCACACATGGACTTGTTGAACAAGTCCCTGCCCGTCTTGTGTTGGGGTCCCCAGACCTGGACACAGCAGTGCAGGAGGGGTCTCACAAGACAGGGATTCAGGGATCTGCTGCAAGctcaccccagcccatccccttCAGCTTCCCAGGACACTCAAACCCAGTGGAACAGGCACTCTGGAATCAGAGCCGAGTTCTTCCTAcctgtcctgtgtccccagaGAACCCAGCTGGGGGTTTGGGCTGCAGTAGTCAGGAGAGTTGATGAGATAAACCAGAtccatctctgtcaccggccTGGCATCCCCTTCCTTGGGGATCAGCTGTTTCCTGGGCCCCACGAGCCGATGGGTCACCTTGAGGGCTGCCAGGTACCTGGATTTGAGGTCAGAGGCAATTTCACCCAGGTCTGGCAGGCCTTTCCAGCAGGTTTTCACTGAGCAGGAGCCTGAAACCCCATGACATTTACACCTGGTATCCAGGGAGTCACTGAGCACCTGCAGGGAAACAGGTGAGTTTGCtctctcctggtgctgctccagggATTGGCTCCCAAGGGTAGTCCCATGGGATCTTCAAGGCATGaaagagctcagagctgaaTAAAATGGGGCAATCAGGGACCCAGGCCTGCTTCAATCCCTTCTGATAAGAACCTGATCCTTGGGGAACTTCCCAGGGGAGCTGGCATAGGGGCTGGAGGATTCCCAAGCCTCACCTGGGGAACAGGAGTGGATGGAAGCACAAAGAcaggatgggctggggagcccagcTGGCTCTGTTTCCAGTgagaagggtggaaagaagcaCTGGGAGTACTGGTGTGAAATATCAGCTAACTGGGAATACTGGTGTGAAGTGTCAGATGTCTGGGCATGGGCAGAACTGTGGGTGGGGGGGTGTCTGCTACCACACTTTTTAACCATTTTGTTGCCTCCTGATGTTCATAACATCCCAAAAAACCTGGCTGGCATCTGCTGCCTTACATTAGGGACCTCTGCCCCTGCTGTGAGGGGTGCTGGGCTCCATCTCTCCCAGGGGGCTCGACCCACTGTGCCACCCCTGGGCAGTCCTGGGGGAAGGCTCAGCCCCACTGTGCCAGTCCCAGGGGGTTCATACACCTCATCCCAGGGGGGAACAGCCCTGGTGGGTTTTGTGCCTCCCATCCCAACCTGCAGACCCAGGGGTCCCGCACCCACCGCCCGTCCCACGGCTCCGTTGTGCCGGTTCACGGCCCTGAGCCCGGGCGTGCCCCCGGTGCCGGCTCTGGCCGAGCCGTCGGTGAAGGCGGCTCCGAGCTGGAGGCCGTGGCTCAGGTTGTCGCCGCAGCCGCCCCAGCGGGAGCCGGGCGCGGGGGGCTcggaggggccggggccgcAGGAGCACAGCGGGAGCTCTCCGGAGGCGCAGGAGCGGGCGATGCCCTGGGCCACGGCCGCCGCTGCCAGGGCGTGCACGAAGGCGGCTTCCCGTGTTCCTGCGGAGAAAAAGGGAtatttccttcctccctgcccagccgGACTCTCCTCTCGCACATCTCTCCATGCAAGGAGTTTCTTTATTTCGCCTTGCAGCAGGATAAAGCCAAGGCCTCTcaatttttgtgttttaacCCGTGGCCCCTGTACTACACTGCCTGGATCCCCATCTCTTCCCCAGCTTTTTTGGGAGCCTCTGGCAGCCGTTTGAAATGGACATTACTGTCTGTCACCTCCCCCAGACGGAACTTGCACAGGATTAACACCACGTAAAGCCAGGCTATTTACCCCAGACCAGAAACACAAGGCGGAAcgcgctgccagccctgggatgcTCCCGGGGCAGAGCGGGAGCAGCGACTGGGCGGGAGGAGCATCCCTTACCTGTGAGCAGGTCGGGGCCGAAGCTGGGGGCGCGCTGGATGGAGGAGCAGTTCCACCTCATGTCTGCGAAGCTCTGCTGGCACAGCGCCTGCGTCCGGCGGGCAGCCCGGACGATGCTGGGCATCACCTCCAGGTGCCGGcggcacagctgcagctgctccggCACCAGCAGCCGGCAGTGCTGGCTCTCGTTCCAGGCCACCCCGCTGCCCGCCAGCCCGCTGTGGGGAGAGgtggggggtcactgggggaGCCACAGCGCCCCGAGGGACCGCCAAGAGGGGCTCTGGAAGGAGAGATCCCAACTCACAGCCACTGGATGGCTGCGGAGAGCcccagctggcacagcagcgcggtggcagcggcggcggggcggcccaTGGCCGGGAGTGGGGCTGGGCCGGGgactgggagctgggatggggctgggacgggggctggaagcagggctggggccgCTCGGCCCCACCACCCCTTTTATAGCGGCGGGTCCTGCCCCCCGGGGAGGGGAACAAAGGCGGTTTCGGTGCCATTCACAGGGTTAGGGAcaaggaggggctggagggagcgCCAGCTGTCATCAGCAGTGACCGTCCCCAAACAGCAcctgggagggggctgggggatgAGCCGCTGCAGGCTGttccccccagcactgccaaggccaccgcTGACCATGTCCCCAAAGTGCCGCATCCACATGGATTTAAAATCACTGCAGGGGTttgactccaccactgccctgggtgCCCTTTCCAtgagaaattttccctaatatccaactaaaccttccctggcacagttGGAAGCTGTGTCGTCCTGTCCAGTCCCTTGTCCCTTGGGAacagagcccgacccccctggctgcaccctcctttAGGGTCAGCACAAGCTCAtaacttctgtttctttctctgccatggcagggcaccAGGGCTGGCTCGTGCCTGTCACAAAGTACATTTCTCAGGATCTCTCTCTCCTACAAGTACAAAACCAAAAGTGCTGCTTGAAGCCCGTGAGGAACCAGGTAGGCCGGGATTTTCCCATAGTGGGAGGTGACATTTGACAGAAGCCCAGCTGACCTCAGGATTTGGAAAGGGTGACAGGTTGAAACCCACTTTTTAGGCTTTCACTTTCTCCCTGGCGGTGCTACTTCCTCTCTTTCTGGAAGGTGCTTTTCCTTGACAGAACCAAACTGGGGGGTGGTTGTCATCCCCCCCCCTCCCGTGACCTCTCATCTTGACAGGACATGCCTGGATGGGTGATTATTGTCCCCTTGTGACCTTCCTTTGACTTGGGATCACGTGCACTGAAATCAGGACACACGGCTTGAGTCATTGTCCTTCCCAAACTATTCCCTTGGGATGCAAAGGCCACGGCCCATTGTGCTGGAGCAATGGCCCTTGAGGAGGGGTCCCAGGTCACGACCAAATCCCCCACGAAGTTACAAGGGGAATGGTTAAAgggcagagagaaaaggaggaacACAGGGATGACCCCTAAACACCAAACCCGATGTTTTGGATTCTGTCCCTTGTGGCTTCCAGCTCAACTCCTCCTCAGGGCAGGGGGGAATTCCCTTCACAGGTGATGGGAGCTGTGACCAGCACCAGGACAGGGGGGCTGAgtcccaccccatcccttcCTTTGGGATGGGAGTTCACCCTGGGAACTGGGCAACGgaagcagtgccagcacagggaacTGTGCACCGATGTCACAGGCTGCCACCTCCCACCAGAGGTATTTTTACCAATCCCTCTTCACAGGAAAGTTTTGCAATGACTGAGTAGTAGGAAAAACACAAACCCTTCCTTTTAAAGCAAAGCCAGCCCTCCTTTGAACGTCAATTCCTCTTTTTAGTTCAATCCTTGGAACAAGCAGAGGGTGAGCGCTAAAAATaacccttccttccccttccaacctgggctgacggggggcaggaggggattCCCAGCTCAGGAGAGgcttcccttccccagctgggGCTTCACTGCTGGGGGGAGACCAAAGGAGCCGGGAGAACATTGGGAAAGGTCCCAtccctctgcctggtgctggccaccctggggacacggggaggggaCAGCTCCAGGAGGGGCTAAAGAGGCGGAGCTGGTGCTGGGTCAGAGCTCCTGGGATGAGGCTTTAGTGGAGGAACAGCAAAGAGCTGTCCTGGAGGGCCAAAGGTTGGTGTCCCTCACCGCTGGGACCCAGGGCCAAAGCAAACAGCCGTGAGTGGATTGTGACCCGTGTGAGCACGTGGGGTCCCCATGCACTGTCCCAGCTCCCAATGTCCCTGACTCCCAGGTTCAGCGGGGGCAAATCTGGGGACCTTCCAGGGGTTTCCCTGCCATCACAGTGTCCCCTCAGGCCTCAGGTGACCTCGGTTCCCCACCCCAGCCTCACCTACCGACCGCCCCCGTGAGGAGCCACATCCCTTTGCGTGGGGGCTGTGCCAGTGCGGTGACAGTGACGCAGGGGGTGGTGGCACGTGGTCATGAGGCACTGACGTTCCATGAgattcctgctgctggtggaTGCTGGCAACATCCTGTCCCCTCTGGAGGCTGGGGACGGTGGGACGGTCACCCTGGGTGGCAGGAGCCCTTCCTGCCACGGAGCTCAGATTTCCTTCAGGGAAACCATCCCCTTCCCCTGTCCAGAGAGCACAAGAACAggctgggggtggcagggacCTGATCCTGCAGAGCcacctcccagtgtcacctgtccctaCAGCatcccaaatctgggagcagggacagcggGTCTGCATGAGGGCACGACACGGGGTGACACTTCCCTGTGACAGCGCTGCCTGTGCCCTCGGCAGTGTCCCCGTGCGggcagcccaggcacagctgggagggagggTCCAGCTGCAGAACATGTGGCACATCTGTCCCCCCACTCCCCAGCCCGGGGAGGTGACactgcagaggcaggaggaaCCCAAGGGGACACGTTCCACATCTGCCACACCCCGAGGCACCTCGGGATGGAGGTCCCAGCCCGGCCAGAGcccctggagaggaggaaaagtGTCATGAACGACACGCCCGGCCTCCCCCACCCCGGGCTGGGAAGAGctgccagaggagctgtgccagTCACGGAGCCGCTGTGGCAGGGAGGGATAATGGGAAGCAGCCCTACGGATGGGAGGGACACAGGGTGGTGTCCTGGAGGTGCCACCAGCCTCTTGTCCCATCCCAAAGCCACAGAGAAAGTGTCACATTCACCAGGAGCACATCCCAGGCAGCCAGAACATGGCACGAGGATGGGCCTGGATGAGATCAAAAGGATTCGGGAATGGGAGCTGCAGCAAtatcagggaaaataaaagaaacgGTACCTCCAGCAGCCCTCTGGAAAGGGATGTACCTTCAGCTGGGTGAAAGGACTCCTCATCGTCCTTATCTTATCAGGACTGGGGAGATTTATGTTAATTTGGGCTCTGTCTGAACACAGAGGAGGAGAAAtgctctcctcctctcctcgcTCTGCCCAGCTGGGATGGCTTGAGGAGGGAGATCTGCCAGGCACTTCCCAGGATAtccttcagctcctgcagcagaagAAGATTTGGATCATGAAAAAAtgactaaaaaaaaagagggaaaagggaaaaaaacaagaagaaaaaggggaaaagcaaaactGCTGTAATTGAAGCGAGTTGAGGGAAGGTAATTTCCGCCTGGGTTAGTGAAACAGCTCGGTGGAAATTTTTGATAAAAATCTATTCTTCTTTGAAAATGCAGATCCAGGGAAATGTGGAGGCTTTCCACTGGAAAGAATGAGTTTTGCTGGATTTCTCAATCAGTTCTCTAGAAAATTTGTCAATGGTCACAACATTTTAatcactgctgctttttttgtcAGACCAAAATTTACACTCCTGCCGCCTTCCAGCCTGACACgaaaatgcaacatttttgGCATCGCTGCTTTATTTGTTCAAAATTTAATATTCTACAGATCTTTTGCCCTCCTTCTGGATCAAGAAAACACTGGAAATGCCAAGACATGCCTGGGATAGGGAAACAATTTCCTCTAAGGCACGGGAAGCTCCGGATGAGGAGCAGTGCAGAACCCAGCGCAGACCCCGGGTTTCTCTTGGCCTCGTGCTGGTTCTGGGGACACAAACATGGTTTGGTGTCACCTCATTGTTCCCTGGGCCAGCACAGGCTCACCTCATGTCCTGCTCCTGGCCAAGCTGTTCCTGGGGTTGGAAGAAGGGGACATTGCCCTCAGATTCAATTCTTGGCAAATCCATGAGAGCACAACCTGGAATCCCGTTTTCCTTTGAGGCAGGAAAGGACACAGACATCAATAATGGTGATAACCCAACACCATTGCTCTGGTTCATTTTCTACACCTTCACAGCCCCTCCTCAGCCTGGGAAgttctccctcttccccccttACCCTGGGCTTTACAGAATCCTTAGGGTTGGAAAAATCCTCTGAGATCAAGTCCAGTTATCTGGGAGCTTTTTCCGTGGGGTAAAACTAGCCCCAGGATTCTCCACGCCCCTATTTTTAGTGCATTTTTCAGCAGATACTTCAATCCCCAGAGAAACTTCAGCAtcagcagctgctgtccccaagtgccactgCCCTGAAGGGGTCAACCCCcgccagctgctgctctgcagggacacgACACTGGATAAACACGGCTGGGGACACTCAGGATGCCCGAGGCAGCGCCTGGCACCGAGTGCCGGCAGCACATGGTGTCCCTGAGCACCCGGTGGTACGTGGTGTCCCCGCCCGTCACCAGCTCCGAGCTAAGCCAGGAAGATGCTGGTGGGAGCGGCAGCACAAAGCCAGGACATCTCCTGGTGATACGAGCAGGAAGCACAGCCTGGGAAAGGGTTAAACGAGGAGCAGAGGCCACAAAAATGCATCAGAAACACCCAGTGAAGGCACCTGGGGCCCTGAAGTGTCCCTGCAATGTCAAGGAGCACTGGGGCAGGAGGCTGGCCCGGCATTGGCATGTGCTGAGCTCACCCTCCTGCTGTCCCAGTACTTGGTGAGCACTGGAAAAGCAAATCCTGCCCCAGGGACAGTCTGAACTCACCTGGAGACACTGGAGAAGCAGGTCCCTGCCCCAGGGAGCTCAGGTGCCACCCAAGGacaggggacagtgctggggagaagccccagcagctcctgggac
Encoded proteins:
- the LOC137482365 gene encoding protein Wnt-11b-2-like; translation: MGRPAAAATALLCQLGLSAAIQWLGLAGSGVAWNESQHCRLLVPEQLQLCRRHLEVMPSIVRAARRTQALCQQSFADMRWNCSSIQRAPSFGPDLLTGTREAAFVHALAAAAVAQGIARSCASGELPLCSCGPGPSEPPAPGSRWGGCGDNLSHGLQLGAAFTDGSARAGTGGTPGLRAVNRHNGAVGRAVLSDSLDTRCKCHGVSGSCSVKTCWKGLPDLGEIASDLKSRYLAALKVTHRLVGPRKQLIPKEGDARPVTEMDLVYLINSPDYCSPNPQLGSLGTQDRPCNRSSVGSDSCDLLCCGRGYNTYTEEVQERCHCRYRWCCSVVCRRCRRSLERHVCK